One segment of Hippopotamus amphibius kiboko isolate mHipAmp2 chromosome 2, mHipAmp2.hap2, whole genome shotgun sequence DNA contains the following:
- the SLC34A3 gene encoding sodium-dependent phosphate transport protein 2C isoform X3: protein MPNPLTSGQAPPATLDTVGLVDQRLGDAGPSGSASILEDGDTDPWALPQLKDTSQSWKELSVAGRVLHVAIGFLKACGLLGSLYLFICSLDILSSAFQLLGSKVAGDIFKDDVVLSNPVAGLVIGVLATVLVQSSSTSSSIVVSMVASRLLTVRASVPVIMGVNVGTSVTSTLVSMAQSGDRDEFRRAFGGSAVHGIFNWLTVLILLPLESAAGPLERLSALALGAASLQPGGPAPDILKVLTRPLTHLIVQLDADVITGSATGNATNRNLVKRWCGTRGQMTAGNSSACGAAAGGPCPGRNSSGAPGPEEQLPCRHLFAGTALTDLAVGFVLLAASLLVLCTCLVLVVKLLNSVLRGRVAQAVRTVLNAGAVGREGAAGRGAGAGLGVTGSPSPDFPFPLGWLGGYLAVLAGAGLTLVLQSSSVFTAAVVPLMGVGAISLERAYPLFLGSNIGTTTTALLAALASPSDMLPSAVQVALIHFFFNLAGILLWYVVPVLRLPIPLAKRFGDLTARYRWVAVAYLLLSFLLLPLAAFGLSLAGGAVLAAVGGPLGVLALLVFLVTVLQRHRPAWLPGRLRSWAWLPLWLRSLEPWDRLVSHCCPCKACSPPQAAAKEAHCYENPEVLASQQL from the exons aGCTCAGCGTGGCCGGCAGGGTGCTGCACGTGGCCATCGGCTTCCTCAAGGCCTGTGGACTCCTGGGCAGCCTCTACCTCTTCATCTGCTCCCTGGACATCCTCAGCTCTGCCTTCCAGCTGCTGGGCA GCAAAGTAGCTGGAGACATCTTCAAGGACGACGTGGTGCTGTCCAACCCCGTGGCTGGACTGGTCATCGGCGTGCTGGCCACGGTACTCGTGCAGAGCTCCAGCACGTCCTCCTCCATCGTGGTCAGCATGGTGGCCTCCAGGC TGCTGACCGTCCGGGCCTCCGTGCCCGTCATCATGGGCGTCAACGTGGGCACGTCCGTCACCAGCACCCTGGTCTCGATGGCGCAGTCGGGGGACCGGGACGAGTTTCGGAG ggcctttggcGGCTCGGCCGTGCACGGCATCTTCAACTGGCTCACGGTGCTGATCCTGCTGCCACTGGAGAGCGCCGCGGGCCCGCTGGAGAGGCTCAGCGCCCTGGCCCTGGGCGCTGCCAGCCTGCAGCCCGGGGGGCCCGCGCCAGACATCCTCAAGGTGCTCACGCGGCCGCTCACACACCTCATCGTGCAG CTGGACGCTGATGTCATCACGGGCAGCGCCACGGGCAACGCCACCAACAGGAACCTCGTCAAGCGCTGGTGCGGCACCAGGGGGCAGATG ACGGCGGGGAACAGCAGCGCCTGCGGAGCGGCCGCCGGGGGCCCCTGCCCGGGGAGGAACAGCTCTGGCGCCCCGGGCCCCGAGGAGCAGCTGCCCT gccgccACCTGTTCGCGGGCACGGCGCTCACCGACCTGGCCGTGGGCTTCGTGCTGCTGGCCGCCTCCCTGCTCGTGCTCTGCACCTGCCTCGTCCTCGTGGTCAAGCTGCTCAACTCCGTGCTGCGCGGCCGCGTGGCCCAGGCCGTGAGGACGGTCCTCAACGCTGGTGCGGTGGGACGCGagggcgcggcggggcggggcgcgggggccggGCTGGGGGTGACCGGCTCCCCCTCCCCAGACTTCCCCTTCCCGCTCGGCTGGCTCGGCGGCTACCTGGCCGTGCTCGCGGGCGCCGGCCTCACCCTCGTGCTACAGAGCAGCAGCGTCTTCACGGCCGCCGTCGTGCCGCTCATGG GGGTCGGGGCGATCAGCCTGGAGCGGGCGTACCCCCTCTTCCTGGGCTCCAACATTGGCACCACCACCACGGCCCTGCTGGCTGCCCTGGCCAGCCCTTCGGACATGCTGCCCAGTGCCGTCCAG gtcGCCCTCATCCACTTCTTCTTCAACCTGGCTGGCATCCTGTTGTGGTACGTGGTGCCCGTCCTCCGGCTGCCCATCCCACTGGCCAAGCGCTTTGGGGACCTGACCGCCCGCTACCGCTGGGTGGCCGTCGCCTACCTGCTGCTTAGCTTTTTGCTGCTGCCGCTGGCCGCCTTTGGGCTCTCCCTGGCAGGGGGTGCAGTGCTGGCTGCAGTTGGGGGGCCCCTGGGGGTGCTGGCGCTCCTCGTCTTCCTGGTCACCGTCCTGCAGCGGCACCGGCcagcctggctgcctggccgcctgcgctcctgggcctggctgcccctctggctccGTTCTCTGGAGCCCTGGGACCGCCTGGTGAGCCACTGCTGCCCCTGCAAGGCCTGCAGCCCCCCTCAGGCTGCGGCCAAGGAGGCCCACTGCTACGAGAACCCGGAGGTCCTGGCCTCCCAGCAGTTATGA
- the SLC34A3 gene encoding sodium-dependent phosphate transport protein 2C isoform X2, whose protein sequence is MQVSRKQLAPWPYLTPTPAGPSGSASILEDGDTDPWALPQLKDTSQSWKELSVAGRVLHVAIGFLKACGLLGSLYLFICSLDILSSAFQLLGSKVAGDIFKDDVVLSNPVAGLVIGVLATVLVQSSSTSSSIVVSMVASRLLTVRASVPVIMGVNVGTSVTSTLVSMAQSGDRDEFRRAFGGSAVHGIFNWLTVLILLPLESAAGPLERLSALALGAASLQPGGPAPDILKVLTRPLTHLIVQLDADVITGSATGNATNRNLVKRWCGTRGQMTAGNSSACGAAAGGPCPGRNSSGAPGPEEQLPCRHLFAGTALTDLAVGFVLLAASLLVLCTCLVLVVKLLNSVLRGRVAQAVRTVLNAGAVGREGAAGRGAGAGLGVTGSPSPDFPFPLGWLGGYLAVLAGAGLTLVLQSSSVFTAAVVPLMAWSGRTPSSWAPTLAPPPRPCWLPWPALRTCCPVPSRSPSSTSSSTWLASCCGKSRKSNSSRPPRRPDPGCPAAWAPPSLHAALCAPGAKAPRRRARGQRGLHNKPLPGGAAPRPRPPLGLLSPPVAAAPRAPPPAATGAGARTTERGREPRGLRRHARPAAAAPWPRGPEGLCCDPARAPPRLGWETPQGAPSRPREGARRGPGSRPRPPPPPDLGPARPRRPPGSPRHCGGYQDAGPRGQSRQPVGVLSGASQ, encoded by the exons aGCTCAGCGTGGCCGGCAGGGTGCTGCACGTGGCCATCGGCTTCCTCAAGGCCTGTGGACTCCTGGGCAGCCTCTACCTCTTCATCTGCTCCCTGGACATCCTCAGCTCTGCCTTCCAGCTGCTGGGCA GCAAAGTAGCTGGAGACATCTTCAAGGACGACGTGGTGCTGTCCAACCCCGTGGCTGGACTGGTCATCGGCGTGCTGGCCACGGTACTCGTGCAGAGCTCCAGCACGTCCTCCTCCATCGTGGTCAGCATGGTGGCCTCCAGGC TGCTGACCGTCCGGGCCTCCGTGCCCGTCATCATGGGCGTCAACGTGGGCACGTCCGTCACCAGCACCCTGGTCTCGATGGCGCAGTCGGGGGACCGGGACGAGTTTCGGAG ggcctttggcGGCTCGGCCGTGCACGGCATCTTCAACTGGCTCACGGTGCTGATCCTGCTGCCACTGGAGAGCGCCGCGGGCCCGCTGGAGAGGCTCAGCGCCCTGGCCCTGGGCGCTGCCAGCCTGCAGCCCGGGGGGCCCGCGCCAGACATCCTCAAGGTGCTCACGCGGCCGCTCACACACCTCATCGTGCAG CTGGACGCTGATGTCATCACGGGCAGCGCCACGGGCAACGCCACCAACAGGAACCTCGTCAAGCGCTGGTGCGGCACCAGGGGGCAGATG ACGGCGGGGAACAGCAGCGCCTGCGGAGCGGCCGCCGGGGGCCCCTGCCCGGGGAGGAACAGCTCTGGCGCCCCGGGCCCCGAGGAGCAGCTGCCCT gccgccACCTGTTCGCGGGCACGGCGCTCACCGACCTGGCCGTGGGCTTCGTGCTGCTGGCCGCCTCCCTGCTCGTGCTCTGCACCTGCCTCGTCCTCGTGGTCAAGCTGCTCAACTCCGTGCTGCGCGGCCGCGTGGCCCAGGCCGTGAGGACGGTCCTCAACGCTGGTGCGGTGGGACGCGagggcgcggcggggcggggcgcgggggccggGCTGGGGGTGACCGGCTCCCCCTCCCCAGACTTCCCCTTCCCGCTCGGCTGGCTCGGCGGCTACCTGGCCGTGCTCGCGGGCGCCGGCCTCACCCTCGTGCTACAGAGCAGCAGCGTCTTCACGGCCGCCGTCGTGCCGCTCATGG CCTGGAGCGGGCGTACCCCCTCTTCCTGGGCTCCAACATTGGCACCACCACCACGGCCCTGCTGGCTGCCCTGGCCAGCCCTTCGGACATGCTGCCCAGTGCCGTCCAG gtcGCCCTCATCCACTTCTTCTTCAACCTGGCTGGCATCCTGTTGTG gaaAATCAAGGAAGAGTAACAGCAGTCGTCCACCCAGGCGTCCTGATCCCGGTTGCCCAGCGGCCTGGGCGCCGCCCTCTCTGCACGCAGCTCTGTGTGCTCCCGGGGCGAAGGCACCAAGGCGACGGGCGCGGGGCCAGCGCGGTCTCCACAACAAGCCGCTGCCCGGCGGGGCCGcgccccgcccgcgcccgccTCTCGGCCTCCTCTCCCCGCCGGTCGCAGCGGCCCCACGTGCTCCCCCACCTGCCGCGACGGGCGCGGGGGCGCGGACCACGGAGCGGGGCAGGGAGCCACGAGGCCTCCGCCGACacgcccgccccgccgccgctgCCCCTTGGCCCCGGGGCCCCGAGGGTCTCTGCTGTGAcccggcccgcgccccgccccgcctcggcTGGGAGACACCGCAAGGTGCGCCCAGCCGCCCTCGGGAAGGCGCAAGGCGGGGGCCGGGCTCGCGCCCtcgaccgcccccccccccggacCTCGGGCcggcccgcccccgccgcccgcccgggtCCCCGCGGCACTGCGGCGGTTACCAGGACGCTGGGCCCCGCGGCCAATCGCGCCAGCCTGTCGGCGTGCTCTCGGGAGCCAGCCAATGA
- the SLC34A3 gene encoding sodium-dependent phosphate transport protein 2C isoform X1 has protein sequence MPNPLTSGQAPPATLDTVGLVDQRLGDAGPSGSASILEDGDTDPWALPQLKDTSQSWKELSVAGRVLHVAIGFLKACGLLGSLYLFICSLDILSSAFQLLGSKVAGDIFKDDVVLSNPVAGLVIGVLATVLVQSSSTSSSIVVSMVASRLLTVRASVPVIMGVNVGTSVTSTLVSMAQSGDRDEFRRAFGGSAVHGIFNWLTVLILLPLESAAGPLERLSALALGAASLQPGGPAPDILKVLTRPLTHLIVQLDADVITGSATGNATNRNLVKRWCGTRGQMTAGNSSACGAAAGGPCPGRNSSGAPGPEEQLPCRHLFAGTALTDLAVGFVLLAASLLVLCTCLVLVVKLLNSVLRGRVAQAVRTVLNAGAVGREGAAGRGAGAGLGVTGSPSPDFPFPLGWLGGYLAVLAGAGLTLVLQSSSVFTAAVVPLMAWSGRTPSSWAPTLAPPPRPCWLPWPALRTCCPVPSRSPSSTSSSTWLASCCGKSRKSNSSRPPRRPDPGCPAAWAPPSLHAALCAPGAKAPRRRARGQRGLHNKPLPGGAAPRPRPPLGLLSPPVAAAPRAPPPAATGAGARTTERGREPRGLRRHARPAAAAPWPRGPEGLCCDPARAPPRLGWETPQGAPSRPREGARRGPGSRPRPPPPPDLGPARPRRPPGSPRHCGGYQDAGPRGQSRQPVGVLSGASQ, from the exons aGCTCAGCGTGGCCGGCAGGGTGCTGCACGTGGCCATCGGCTTCCTCAAGGCCTGTGGACTCCTGGGCAGCCTCTACCTCTTCATCTGCTCCCTGGACATCCTCAGCTCTGCCTTCCAGCTGCTGGGCA GCAAAGTAGCTGGAGACATCTTCAAGGACGACGTGGTGCTGTCCAACCCCGTGGCTGGACTGGTCATCGGCGTGCTGGCCACGGTACTCGTGCAGAGCTCCAGCACGTCCTCCTCCATCGTGGTCAGCATGGTGGCCTCCAGGC TGCTGACCGTCCGGGCCTCCGTGCCCGTCATCATGGGCGTCAACGTGGGCACGTCCGTCACCAGCACCCTGGTCTCGATGGCGCAGTCGGGGGACCGGGACGAGTTTCGGAG ggcctttggcGGCTCGGCCGTGCACGGCATCTTCAACTGGCTCACGGTGCTGATCCTGCTGCCACTGGAGAGCGCCGCGGGCCCGCTGGAGAGGCTCAGCGCCCTGGCCCTGGGCGCTGCCAGCCTGCAGCCCGGGGGGCCCGCGCCAGACATCCTCAAGGTGCTCACGCGGCCGCTCACACACCTCATCGTGCAG CTGGACGCTGATGTCATCACGGGCAGCGCCACGGGCAACGCCACCAACAGGAACCTCGTCAAGCGCTGGTGCGGCACCAGGGGGCAGATG ACGGCGGGGAACAGCAGCGCCTGCGGAGCGGCCGCCGGGGGCCCCTGCCCGGGGAGGAACAGCTCTGGCGCCCCGGGCCCCGAGGAGCAGCTGCCCT gccgccACCTGTTCGCGGGCACGGCGCTCACCGACCTGGCCGTGGGCTTCGTGCTGCTGGCCGCCTCCCTGCTCGTGCTCTGCACCTGCCTCGTCCTCGTGGTCAAGCTGCTCAACTCCGTGCTGCGCGGCCGCGTGGCCCAGGCCGTGAGGACGGTCCTCAACGCTGGTGCGGTGGGACGCGagggcgcggcggggcggggcgcgggggccggGCTGGGGGTGACCGGCTCCCCCTCCCCAGACTTCCCCTTCCCGCTCGGCTGGCTCGGCGGCTACCTGGCCGTGCTCGCGGGCGCCGGCCTCACCCTCGTGCTACAGAGCAGCAGCGTCTTCACGGCCGCCGTCGTGCCGCTCATGG CCTGGAGCGGGCGTACCCCCTCTTCCTGGGCTCCAACATTGGCACCACCACCACGGCCCTGCTGGCTGCCCTGGCCAGCCCTTCGGACATGCTGCCCAGTGCCGTCCAG gtcGCCCTCATCCACTTCTTCTTCAACCTGGCTGGCATCCTGTTGTG gaaAATCAAGGAAGAGTAACAGCAGTCGTCCACCCAGGCGTCCTGATCCCGGTTGCCCAGCGGCCTGGGCGCCGCCCTCTCTGCACGCAGCTCTGTGTGCTCCCGGGGCGAAGGCACCAAGGCGACGGGCGCGGGGCCAGCGCGGTCTCCACAACAAGCCGCTGCCCGGCGGGGCCGcgccccgcccgcgcccgccTCTCGGCCTCCTCTCCCCGCCGGTCGCAGCGGCCCCACGTGCTCCCCCACCTGCCGCGACGGGCGCGGGGGCGCGGACCACGGAGCGGGGCAGGGAGCCACGAGGCCTCCGCCGACacgcccgccccgccgccgctgCCCCTTGGCCCCGGGGCCCCGAGGGTCTCTGCTGTGAcccggcccgcgccccgccccgcctcggcTGGGAGACACCGCAAGGTGCGCCCAGCCGCCCTCGGGAAGGCGCAAGGCGGGGGCCGGGCTCGCGCCCtcgaccgcccccccccccggacCTCGGGCcggcccgcccccgccgcccgcccgggtCCCCGCGGCACTGCGGCGGTTACCAGGACGCTGGGCCCCGCGGCCAATCGCGCCAGCCTGTCGGCGTGCTCTCGGGAGCCAGCCAATGA
- the SLC34A3 gene encoding sodium-dependent phosphate transport protein 2C isoform X4 — translation MPNPLTSGQAPPATLDTVGLVDQRLGDAGPSGSASILEDGDTDPWALPQLKDTSQSWKELSVAGRVLHVAIGFLKACGLLGSLYLFICSLDILSSAFQLLGSKVAGDIFKDDVVLSNPVAGLVIGVLATVLVQSSSTSSSIVVSMVASRLLTVRASVPVIMGVNVGTSVTSTLVSMAQSGDRDEFRRAFGGSAVHGIFNWLTVLILLPLESAAGPLERLSALALGAASLQPGGPAPDILKVLTRPLTHLIVQLDADVITGSATGNATNRNLVKRWCGTRGQMTAGNSSACGAAAGGPCPGRNSSGAPGPEEQLPCRHLFAGTALTDLAVGFVLLAASLLVLCTCLVLVVKLLNSVLRGRVAQAVRTVLNADFPFPLGWLGGYLAVLAGAGLTLVLQSSSVFTAAVVPLMGVGAISLERAYPLFLGSNIGTTTTALLAALASPSDMLPSAVQVALIHFFFNLAGILLWYVVPVLRLPIPLAKRFGDLTARYRWVAVAYLLLSFLLLPLAAFGLSLAGGAVLAAVGGPLGVLALLVFLVTVLQRHRPAWLPGRLRSWAWLPLWLRSLEPWDRLVSHCCPCKACSPPQAAAKEAHCYENPEVLASQQL, via the exons aGCTCAGCGTGGCCGGCAGGGTGCTGCACGTGGCCATCGGCTTCCTCAAGGCCTGTGGACTCCTGGGCAGCCTCTACCTCTTCATCTGCTCCCTGGACATCCTCAGCTCTGCCTTCCAGCTGCTGGGCA GCAAAGTAGCTGGAGACATCTTCAAGGACGACGTGGTGCTGTCCAACCCCGTGGCTGGACTGGTCATCGGCGTGCTGGCCACGGTACTCGTGCAGAGCTCCAGCACGTCCTCCTCCATCGTGGTCAGCATGGTGGCCTCCAGGC TGCTGACCGTCCGGGCCTCCGTGCCCGTCATCATGGGCGTCAACGTGGGCACGTCCGTCACCAGCACCCTGGTCTCGATGGCGCAGTCGGGGGACCGGGACGAGTTTCGGAG ggcctttggcGGCTCGGCCGTGCACGGCATCTTCAACTGGCTCACGGTGCTGATCCTGCTGCCACTGGAGAGCGCCGCGGGCCCGCTGGAGAGGCTCAGCGCCCTGGCCCTGGGCGCTGCCAGCCTGCAGCCCGGGGGGCCCGCGCCAGACATCCTCAAGGTGCTCACGCGGCCGCTCACACACCTCATCGTGCAG CTGGACGCTGATGTCATCACGGGCAGCGCCACGGGCAACGCCACCAACAGGAACCTCGTCAAGCGCTGGTGCGGCACCAGGGGGCAGATG ACGGCGGGGAACAGCAGCGCCTGCGGAGCGGCCGCCGGGGGCCCCTGCCCGGGGAGGAACAGCTCTGGCGCCCCGGGCCCCGAGGAGCAGCTGCCCT gccgccACCTGTTCGCGGGCACGGCGCTCACCGACCTGGCCGTGGGCTTCGTGCTGCTGGCCGCCTCCCTGCTCGTGCTCTGCACCTGCCTCGTCCTCGTGGTCAAGCTGCTCAACTCCGTGCTGCGCGGCCGCGTGGCCCAGGCCGTGAGGACGGTCCTCAACGCTG ACTTCCCCTTCCCGCTCGGCTGGCTCGGCGGCTACCTGGCCGTGCTCGCGGGCGCCGGCCTCACCCTCGTGCTACAGAGCAGCAGCGTCTTCACGGCCGCCGTCGTGCCGCTCATGG GGGTCGGGGCGATCAGCCTGGAGCGGGCGTACCCCCTCTTCCTGGGCTCCAACATTGGCACCACCACCACGGCCCTGCTGGCTGCCCTGGCCAGCCCTTCGGACATGCTGCCCAGTGCCGTCCAG gtcGCCCTCATCCACTTCTTCTTCAACCTGGCTGGCATCCTGTTGTGGTACGTGGTGCCCGTCCTCCGGCTGCCCATCCCACTGGCCAAGCGCTTTGGGGACCTGACCGCCCGCTACCGCTGGGTGGCCGTCGCCTACCTGCTGCTTAGCTTTTTGCTGCTGCCGCTGGCCGCCTTTGGGCTCTCCCTGGCAGGGGGTGCAGTGCTGGCTGCAGTTGGGGGGCCCCTGGGGGTGCTGGCGCTCCTCGTCTTCCTGGTCACCGTCCTGCAGCGGCACCGGCcagcctggctgcctggccgcctgcgctcctgggcctggctgcccctctggctccGTTCTCTGGAGCCCTGGGACCGCCTGGTGAGCCACTGCTGCCCCTGCAAGGCCTGCAGCCCCCCTCAGGCTGCGGCCAAGGAGGCCCACTGCTACGAGAACCCGGAGGTCCTGGCCTCCCAGCAGTTATGA